A stretch of the Synergistota bacterium genome encodes the following:
- a CDS encoding YkgJ family cysteine cluster protein: MSKRWYEKGLRFECISCGRCCRGAPGYVWCSLKEIERISVFLGIPLNLFIEKYIRHVCKGWSLKEKPNGDCVFYDEKSAKCLIYEVRPIQCVTFPFWPSNLSSKDNWDSLARECPGINRGKLYTLEEIDEIAFNQARLYEL, from the coding sequence ATGTCAAAGAGGTGGTATGAAAAGGGTTTAAGGTTCGAGTGCATTTCCTGTGGAAGATGTTGTAGAGGTGCCCCAGGATACGTTTGGTGTAGCTTAAAGGAGATTGAGAGGATTTCCGTATTTTTGGGAATTCCTCTCAATCTTTTTATTGAGAAATATATAAGGCATGTTTGTAAAGGTTGGTCTTTAAAAGAAAAACCTAATGGAGATTGCGTTTTTTATGATGAGAAAAGCGCAAAGTGCCTTATTTATGAGGTGAGGCCAATTCAATGTGTTACGTTTCCTTTTTGGCCTTCAAACCTATCTTCGAAAGATAATTGGGATTCTTTAGCGAGAGAGTGCCCAGGTATAAATAGAGGGAAACTCTATACTTTGGAAGAGATAGATGAGATAGCCTTTAATCAGGCCAGGTTATATGAGCTGTAA
- the speD gene encoding adenosylmethionine decarboxylase codes for MRVTDKALGRHVLVEVYECNPELLDNIQFLQEAMVEAATRTGAEVVDVVFRKFQPYGVSGVVVISESHLAIHTWPEYGYAAIDLFTCGETADPWKAFSYLTEALESKKVTTLEVQRGRYHDLTPVRFMKEATS; via the coding sequence TTGAGAGTAACCGACAAGGCCTTGGGCAGGCATGTCCTGGTGGAGGTTTATGAATGCAATCCTGAATTACTTGATAATATTCAGTTTCTTCAGGAAGCAATGGTTGAAGCTGCGACGAGAACAGGAGCTGAGGTAGTAGATGTGGTTTTTAGAAAATTCCAACCTTATGGGGTGAGTGGTGTAGTGGTGATATCAGAATCCCACCTGGCCATCCATACTTGGCCTGAGTACGGTTACGCAGCTATTGATTTGTTTACCTGCGGGGAAACCGCAGACCCCTGGAAAGCTTTTAGTTATCTTACAGAAGCCTTGGAAAGTAAGAAGGTAACTACTTTAGAAGTGCAACGGGGTAGATATCACGATCTAACCCCCGTGAGATTTATGAAGGAGGCCACATCCTAA